One window of the Eucalyptus grandis isolate ANBG69807.140 chromosome 6, ASM1654582v1, whole genome shotgun sequence genome contains the following:
- the LOC104452250 gene encoding thaumatin-like protein, giving the protein MELVSPMFFVIEQHFDATTYRRSTVVAEQVTFNFLNRCPFSIWPAMAPNTGQPVIAEGGFYLQWASRKLVSVPPGWKGRIWARTGCSFASNRPPTCETGDCGQLGCRGLIRTPPATLVQVWLHADEAKPSFYDISLVDGFNLPISVQTRPTQPECEIPGCSKPLNSLCPEELQVMNGKGKVVACKSACLAFNTDEYCCRNEYATPDKCKPSVYSRLFKDACPGYYSHPYDSPWPQVSCASKEFEIIFCPNFWGVEQVPGWNYADY; this is encoded by the exons ATGGAACTCGTGTCTCCTATGTTCTTTGTCATTGAACAGCATTTTGATGCTACTACATACAGAA GGAGTACTGTAGTGGCAGAACAAGTCACCTTCAATTTTCTCAACAGATGCCCATTTTCCATATGGCCGGCCATGGCTCCCAACACGGGCCAACCGGTGATCGCGGAAGGAGGCTTTTACCTCCAGTGGGCATCCAGAAAACTCGTCTCGGTCCCGCCAGGGTGGAAAGGGCGGATCTGGGCCCGCACTGGGTGTAGTTTCGCGTCGAACAGACCGCCAACCTGCGAGACCGGGGACTGCGGGCAGCTCGGTTGCCGTGGGCTCATCAGGACCCCTCCTGCCACGCTGGTCCAGGTCTGGCTCCACGCGGATGAGGCCAAGCCGAGCTTCTATGACATCAGCCTGGTCGACGGGTTCAACCTTCCAATCTCGGTCCAGACGAGGCCCACGCAGCCCGAGTGCGAAATCCCGGGGTGCTCGAAGCCATTGAACAGCCTGTGCCCTGAGGAGTTGCAAGTGATGAATGGGAAAGGGAAGGTTGTGGCTTGCAAGAGCGCCTGTTTGGCCTTCAACACCGACGAGTACTGTTGCCGGAACGAGTACGCGACACCGGACAAGTGCAAGCCCAGCGTGTATTCCAGGCTTTTTAAGGATGCCTGTCCAGGTTACTACAGCCATCCCTACGACTCGCCCTGGCCGCAGGTTAGCTGCGCGTCCAAGGAGTTTGAGATTATCTTTTGTCCAAACTTTTGGGGTGTTGAGCAAGTGCCAGGGTGGAATTATGCCGACTACTGA